The genomic window CCACCGGCACAGACGTGCAGAATGCAGCGTCCTTCGGTCTCGGATGGGTCAAAGCTTTCCCGGCTTCCGTGCTGGGGCCCGACTGGTTCTCGGCCATGAAGGGTCCGTTTCCCTCGATGCGCTTCGTTGCAACCGGCGGGATGAACGCGCGGAACGCGGCCCAGTATCTGGGCGCCGGCGCACATGTCGTCGCTGTCGGTTCCGCGCTCGAAGACGACACCCAGATCGAACTTCTCACAGACCTTTTCGTATCTCGATAGGAGTTACACCGCCATGCCGTCCCTCCTCAACGACGCCTACACCCCGGCGCCGACACGCTACGACACTATGGACTACCGACCCGTCGGAAGATCCGGGCTGCTGCTACCCGCGGTTTCGCTCGGAATGTGGCACAACTTCGGTGACGACACCCCGATTCAGAACCAGCGCGACATCGTCCGCGCTGCATTCGATCTCGGGATCACGCACTTCGATCTCGCAAATGGTTACGGTCCCCCACTTGGGTCGGCGGAGAAGAACGTCGGTCGGATCCTGTCCGAGGATTTTGCAGGATTGCGCGACGAGATCGTCGTATCCACGAAGGCTGGATACGACTTCTTCCCTGGCCCGTACGGCCGCGGCGGTGGCGCAAAGTACCTGCTCGGCAGCCTCGAACATTCCCTCACCAGCCTGAGGCTCGATTACGTCGATATCTTCTACAGCCACCGGTACGACCCGAACACACCGCTGGAAGAGACAGCTCGTGCGCTCGACACCGCTGTCCGTTCGGGCAAGGCCCGTTACGCCGGGATCTCGTCGTACTCCGCAGCCCGAACTGTCGAAATGGCACGGCTGCTGAAAGAACTCGGCACCCCACTGGCGATCCACCAACCCTCGTACTCGTTGTTGAACCGTTGGGTGGAGGACGGCGAACCGTCACTGTTGGACGTCCTCTCCGACGAAGGCGTGGGGTGTATTGCATTCTCGGCGCTCGCCCAGGGATTGCTCACGACGAAGTACCTGAACGGAGTTCCCGAGGGTTCACGTGCAACACAGGGAAAAACTCTGCGCGACGGCATGCTCTCGAAAAAGAATCTGCAGAATGTCTCGGCATTGAACATGATCGCTGAGCGTCGCGGACAACCGCTCGCGCAGATGGCTCTGGCGTGGGTGCTTCGGACTCCGCACATTTCGTCGGTCCTCGTGGGCGCTTCCCGTCCAAGTCAGCTGGCGGACAGTGTGCTCGCGCTGCGCGGCCCGGAGTTCACCGACGACGAGTTGGCCGAGATCGACCAGTTCGCCGTAGACGGCGAACTGAACATCTGGCTCGCGTCTTCCACCGCATGAGCACACCGGACTTGGAGGCCGTCACCGCCGACGAGCAGGCCGTGCGTTTCGACACCTTCGATTACGACGACGTCTGGAAGCTCGGCAGTCAGATGCGCGATGCTGCCGCGGCGCAAGGTCTACCGCTGGTCATCGGGATCATGCATGGCCAACAGCGCGCGTTTCACGCGGCGCTGCCCGGCGCCTACCCGGAAAACGACCATTGGCTTGCTCGTAAGTTGGGGGCCGCGAGACGGTACGGACGTAGTTCGCTGGGCGTGCTCGAGTTCTTCCTCGCGACCGGCCGCGACTTCGATACTCAATCACGGCTTCCCGCCGACAAATTCGCTGCAGCGGGTGGCGTGGTGCCGATCAACGTGCGAGGCGTCGGGATCGTTGGATACGTCGGTGTATCCGGGCTCCCCCACCGCGACGATCACGCTTTCGTGATGGACCAGCTGAAGGCGTACTCTCGGGACTTCTGACCACCGCGGTGCGCCGACATGGTGCACGATGGAGGCATGAAGTCAGCTGCTCGCATTCTGCTCGGAGCGTTCCTGGTGTTCGCGGGCCTGAGCCACCTGTTCTGGGCGCGCTCCGAGTTTCAAGCGCAGGTGCCGACCTGGGTTCCGCTCGACGCCGACTTCGTCGTGCTCGCCTCGGGCGTCGTCGAGATCGTTCTCGGTCTTGCTTTGGTCTTCCTCGTCCGCCGCCGTGCGATGATCGGGTGGGTCGTCGCAGCGTTCTTCTTGGCAGTCTTCCCCGGCAACATCTCCCAATTCCTCACGCACACCGATGCATTCGGGCTGGATA from Rhodococcus sp. P1Y includes these protein-coding regions:
- a CDS encoding DoxX family protein — its product is MKSAARILLGAFLVFAGLSHLFWARSEFQAQVPTWVPLDADFVVLASGVVEIVLGLALVFLVRRRAMIGWVVAAFFLAVFPGNISQFLTHTDAFGLDTDSARGIRLLFQPLLILWALWCTDAWRSKSTRV
- the mgrA gene encoding L-glyceraldehyde 3-phosphate reductase, which gives rise to MPSLLNDAYTPAPTRYDTMDYRPVGRSGLLLPAVSLGMWHNFGDDTPIQNQRDIVRAAFDLGITHFDLANGYGPPLGSAEKNVGRILSEDFAGLRDEIVVSTKAGYDFFPGPYGRGGGAKYLLGSLEHSLTSLRLDYVDIFYSHRYDPNTPLEETARALDTAVRSGKARYAGISSYSAARTVEMARLLKELGTPLAIHQPSYSLLNRWVEDGEPSLLDVLSDEGVGCIAFSALAQGLLTTKYLNGVPEGSRATQGKTLRDGMLSKKNLQNVSALNMIAERRGQPLAQMALAWVLRTPHISSVLVGASRPSQLADSVLALRGPEFTDDELAEIDQFAVDGELNIWLASSTA
- a CDS encoding heme-degrading domain-containing protein, which encodes MSTPDLEAVTADEQAVRFDTFDYDDVWKLGSQMRDAAAAQGLPLVIGIMHGQQRAFHAALPGAYPENDHWLARKLGAARRYGRSSLGVLEFFLATGRDFDTQSRLPADKFAAAGGVVPINVRGVGIVGYVGVSGLPHRDDHAFVMDQLKAYSRDF